TAACTAAAAATCTGAACCGAATTAAACAATTCACTTAAAACAACAAAATTCGTTTTTTCGGTTCGATTTTTCATTTATAAACtagaaatttgatttaaaaactaaaaaaaattatttaaaaaaaggtTTTCGGTTTTGTTCAATTAACAGAACTAAAAACTAACCTGAACgaaaaatcgaaaatccaaaAAACTAAAAACCTAACCAAATTATGATTCGGTCTGATGAATTTTTTGGTTTAATTGGATCTCTTTGATGCACGACCTTTGTTCATCAACATCCACCTTTTCGAATTCGACATACAAGTGGAGCCATCGCATGTCGgaactatatatatattcagaCAACTGTAAGCTATGATCAACTTCAATGGGTAAATGTTAAtagttattatttaattattcattattattattagtactTTTCtaatatagtttttttaaattaatttgcatgatatatTTTGTAAGTATAGATTTAAGACATGATGAAATTTATGAGGATGATGTGGTCATGAAATAATATTCTTTGAAAATATCTCCAAAATTTTCCAATCCAAAGGGTTCGATTTATTGCATAATGAGAATTTCAGTCACtagattttgacattttcttcaGCATACCTTTCCCTCTAATAACATTCGAAGCTTTCTCATTCTTCATGATCCGATGAAACAAGGTAGCTCTATCTTCTTCAACGATTTCTCTCAGCAATTCGTCTTCGATTTTCGGGGCTTGCCAATGGGATGGATCCTCCACATGTtcttcactaaatatcatatctgaAACCCACTCCTTCCAAGTCGTCCGgctgtgtttttcttcttctaaCGTCCCGGTCGCCAGCAGTTGGTACACGTAAACGACCTTATTCTGACCCGGTCGGAAAGCTCGAGCGATTGCTTGCTTGCTTTTCGAAGGGTTCCATTCTGAATCAAGTAAAATAACTCGAGATGCAGCTGTCAAACTGATGCCTTCAGCACAAGCTGTTATCGAGGCGAGCATGACTTTTGATGGCCCTCCTGGCTCTTCAAATTTGTCCATGACTCGACCCCGTTCGAAAAGTTCGATGTCACCTTGGAGAACTAGCACTTCTCGACCCTTACGCCACCCATAAAACCTCTCAAATATCTGAAGAAACAAGTTGATTGGGGCAATATTGTGGCAAAATATCAGCACCTTTTCGTTTCTCATAATGCATCGCGGAATGAGGTTCATGACAAATCGGACCTTCGAACCCGACTTCATATCAAACTTATATTGCTCAAGGTGGTCCAGCTCGTCCGAGCTACAATAGTTACGAGAGCATGATGTAGTTTTTATCAACCAAGGATGGATCGCTCCGAGAGTTATTAACAACTCGAGTTCCAACGGAAATCCCTTGTAGACTGGTCTTTGATTCTGAAGTTTTATCAAGATGTCTTGTTGAAGACTGGTGGATTTCATCATCAATGTGTAGCATTGTAAGCCAGGGAGTCTATCCGAGCTTCCCCCCTCATAAACATCTATGAATTTACTCGTCAGTTTCTTTAAAGTCTTCAAAGCTTGTGCCCTTTCTTCTCCCTTATTCGAGTCGATTTTCTTGGATATTTTATCAATCAGAAGCTTTCTTCCCCGGTTTTCGAGAGAAAACTGTGTTTGTCGCTCTTTATTTCTCTTCTCATACTTGGGATCCAGCTCCCTCAAAACCTCGTTCACAAAAACAGGCCTAGCTAAACAAAGGGTGTTGAAATATTCACCGAAATTATTCTGAAACAGCGTACCCGAAAGCAAAACACGAAGCCTCGTATTAACCTTCATCAACCCTTTCCTAAGTCTCGATTTCGTGCTCCTTGGATTATGCCCTTCGTCAAGTATCAAGATTCCGGGACATTGCTTCAGTAATTGAGCCATATATTTCCTATGGGCGTAATGCGAATCTTCACGAGTCAATGTTAAGAAAGACGTATAACCCATTAGTAGAATGCTCGGATGAGAAAGCCATTTCTGCATCTTTTCCAAGCAGTCGAGAACGTGGAGCACGTCTTGATTGCGAGGAAGGCCCGGAGCTAACTTCAGTCTCTGCTTCAAAACTTCGCCTTTATACGTTTGACCACCATGGATCTGATAAACCGGGATTGGTACCTTCCACTTTATTATTTCTTTATACCATGTATATAGTGTGGTTTTCGGTGCAAGGACGAGTGGCCGAGATCCCGGAAACAATTTCAGGTAGCTTACAAGAAAAGCAATGATAAGCAAAGTTTTACCGGCTCCGGGAGTGTGGGAAATTACACAACCAccccttttctttttcttcttttccatTCGGGATGGCACCAAAGAACCAGCAATGTTTCGCCACAGGAATTCAAATGCTTTCTTTTGGTGGAACCGTAATTTCGGTTTGAGCTCGGGTATCAAGGCCCACACGTTGTTTTCACCTTGGCCCTCAACAGACGGAGTGATCGAGGGACCAGGAATGCAAAATTTATCTAGTTCACCATGTTCACTTATTTTACTTTCTGAATCGTCCTCTGCAGTTTGATCCTTGTTTGAATTCAAGGGTAGAGTGGATGACTGCAAGAGGAAAACAAATAGTGAAAACTAATTTCACTAAGCAGCATTTTCATAACAGCATTTTTTTATGATTCTGCTTCAATGCGAAGCCACTCATGATACACATGGTATAACAAATCTAGTCCATGTAATGCCATAATAAATAAGTTTGCATCAATGCGGTATGAAAAATCCAAACTCGACTTACAAATGGTGGCAAGAAATCCTTTATTTCAGTCTCCACAAACCCGCATAATCGGCAAACAGTTCCAATTTGCTCATTGAGTCGGATATCGTGTTCACAGATGTATTCACTTTTCTTACTCGACTTTTTATCTTCAGGACTAGGTTGAGCATTGGTATCCTGTAAAAAATTCACGAACATTGGCAGCAACTTACATGAATTTAGTACAAGCACAACTCAAGGTAATAAAATTATACCTCGTTATCATCTAGCAGAAACCATGACGCAAGCGCAAGTTCCATTTCCTTCCACAACATGTCGATTTCCGAGATTTCTTCTTCGTCATTTCCTACCGGTTTCTCTTCTCTTTCTACGTTATTCGGGACTTTTGTTGACTGGCACTCTTTCCACTGATCAACCACAGGGACCTGCTCTGGTTCATTTTTAAGAGTTTCATCTATGTTAATCATGCATCTTCGGATCAACTCCCGGCATATTTGTGCACTTGCCGAACCCTTTCTAAGACCTCTCACATCATATATACTCTCTCTTACATAAACACAGTCCCTCGTTAAACTAACAGCATCACTGTTTCTCCTACTGTAATGCTTACGCGAGCCCTTCCCTCCCCCTCGACGACTACGCTCAACCTCCTTGAAGTTAAAATCAAATGTGTTCTTCTTACGTACAGATGCCAAATCAGTCATTGCAAAGTATTTTGAAACCATTTCTCCTATATTTTTCGACTGGTATTCAGGGAATTTGAAATTGGGAAAATCTTGATCATCAAAATCCGAATCGTTTTCAGCAGCTGTGCCTGACGGCATGACGGCATGTTGATCTACGTTATTCACGGTTCCATATTCTTTCCGAGGACGCTTAGACAAACCCAATTTCATACTGCCATACATCTTCCGTTTATAAGACCTAACCCAATCTTCATCACCACTGTGCTTCTTAAATTCGTCATCGGACTGAACCGACAGTGCTAGGGGCAAGTCATCATACTCGTCATTGTCCATGAAAACATCAGACTTATGCCTCTTGCTTTCACCTAACCTAGTCACCACGAAGTCATAATCAAGATCATCAGGCCCCATATACCGATCTGGTTGTATGATTCGACGTTTCGACCTCCGTAACTCCGTTAAATCATATGAAGACAATGATTCATTTTCATGTCCATCAGACCCGTCATCAAGGACTTctggatcaaattttaaaattacggGGGTTAATATCTCATTGTCCACCTTGAAATTCATGACATAAGAATGACTCTGAAGATTGTTTTCATCTTTCTCCAGGTTATGTTCAGAAATCACATAAACAACTCGATTCCGTATAGATCTTATGTCAAATGCCGTTTGCTTCAGAACAGATGAAACAAGGAACCATGAAATATCGGTCAAGAATCTCCCCATAAACAGTTTAGCCCTCTGCAGTGAAAAACAGTCCTCGGTGTAGCTCCACCGAAAATAGTTACCATCGCAGGGTTTCTGTTCGAGTTTCTGAAGAATGTAAATCTGATCAATATTCAACAACCTTGTTTCTTTACTAAGTTTTTTGTTTCCCAGAATGATATCCGGGCCTTGGTCGATGTAGAAGCTGACATAGAACTGGCAAGTACACTCAGTATCATGAGGTTTCCTCTGGATAGACCTTATTTTTGCATCAATCCAGAGCTACAACACAATGCGAAAGGTGACTTAAATAAAGATTTTCACGAAAAATATGCCCTAGGCAACAGATATAAAACCAAAAATAGATTATATGCTTTaatataacctctcaaaaatataAGTTCGCCCAATTTTCATATATTCCaacataaaattcaaatttttgtcATAACTTATAATTTGtctattgttatattatattctaAAATTCTATACCTGATGTTATAGAATGAAAGTAGCTcaccaaatatttaaaaaaaagataaatatgatTGTCGCCTTATATATCCTCATGTGCCACAATATCTACGGAAAAAGAGATCTCACtcagaaaacaaaacaaaatatacaTTCCATTCTTCTGTACAAGCTCCAAAACAGCATtaaatacaaaacttgaaaTTGCCAGAAATAAAACCAAACATTCCACGATATTTCAAGTTCTGAACATGCTGAGAGCATTTGAATTCTAGACTATGACATattgttagaatattttttaCCCTAAAGTTTTGTCGAGTTGTTTTAGGAAACAAAGTACTACTTTGATGTATTTCAGGTTTCCGACCACTGAGACAAAAGTCCGACAGCTCCAAGTGCACTTATCTTTCAAGCTGCTGGACATTTAAGTTCTGACCATCATGCATTTATTTTAGGTCCGTCACTTGTTCTAAACGCCGGTCAAAAAGTGTGCAATTCAAAAAAGTTAAGTTACTTCCAATCGTTCAGAGAACTACCAGTTTTAGTATGAAGAACGGTAACTTACCAACTCCTGATGTGCCAGAAAGTTTCTTAGTTTGTCCAGACGTCAAACAACTTTTTAGAGATTATTCAAGGTAAAGATGAAAAAGCAAATTGAACGTTAAATGACATTTTACTGCAGTGTAAGATGTTGATAGAGACAAGGCCAAACTGTCCAGAACTAGTACAAGTATTCGTTGGAAAGCATTTCCGATCATTGAAGActtcaactatatatatatatgaactcTGAAGATCAAAATCAACTCTGAACAATCTGCATTCTTGTGCACTTGCTTACCATCTACTTCAAAGACTTCATAGCACTCTAAAGAGATCTTATCTTCAAACTACTATTTCAAGCACAAGTTTATCAGAAATTCTATCGGATCTTTCAAGTATCAATTTGTGCCACATCAACAACTTAAGCCGTCAAATCTGGCTGTTAGGTTTTGAATTTGTTGTCTGGTGAACTGAGAGTTCTTAGATATCCAGATTTGTAAAGTGATCACTCAgagtttcagttaggcagtgcTAAGTTCTAAATGAAGTGGGTTGTTACAAGACgttgtaaagccaaagtcttttagtgaaaccTTCCTAAGTGGAAGAAGGGGACGTAGGAGTTTtatatccgaacatccataaaaacaTTTGTGATATTACTTTACGTACTTTATGTTCTTGAATATTTCATTTCAAGTCGTTTCTTGTTAAACCGTGAAATATTGTTCCTCACTAGTCAAGCCAGACCATCTCCGCACTTACACTTTTAGTGGTCCAGCAAGTCTAACCTttcaagaatattttttaacaGCCTAAAAACTGCTAAGAACGGTTCAAAttcaatgatattttaaaatagattaGTCACTCTCTCTAAACTCTAATCCGATCCCAACACATATACATAAGGATAACTCTATATATAACACAAGAAAACAACTCGTTTATTGAAAAAATTGCACTTACGGTATCAACATCTCTTTTGTCATCTTCATCATTTGAGTTTCCAGGAGTCCAGATCACGCATATATCAACTCCTTGTCTTAAGAATGTCGTGCAATCGAACAAAGTCGCTTTTCTTGACTTTACACGGAGATGTGACATTGGAATGTCCTCTTCAACTACATTTCCGTTAAAAACAATATCCGTTGAGAAAGTTCCACCCCTAACTTTTAAGCGCTCCACAGGGTACCATGAATCACACCAAAATGCCTCAAAAGCTATAGAATCACAAAGACAtcaatttaaaactaaaaaatataaataacggAACAGGGAATAGATGTCAAAGGAAAAATAGTCTAGGATTGAGACATACGATTTGGATCAAATGGATGGTTGCTTTCATATATATTCTTCCTCTTCAAGATTCCTTCGTCACCAAGCGGCACAATCTCCATGACGAAAGAACTGAGATTTCAGCACAATCAACCTGCTGTTTTTGGCCAGCAGAGTGACACAAGTAAATTAATTGCTTATCAACAAGATTCCTTTTATAGGTATTTCAGTACGTATCCTAAAAACTTGTGATACTTTAAGTGACAGCCGAGCATTATAGAAACGCCAGCTATCGAAAGACGATTTACAATCGAAAAATATCaaggtaaaattttattttaccaatTTCAGAACAAAATTTATCAGGACCTTCTGATAAATGCACACAtggcaaaaaaaaaagggaaaatatcTTAAATGTTTTCTAAAATTCGAGTTTCATCCCACCATATTTTAATCTTGCGTACACATTGTCTATAACTATATCCAAAGTGAAGTAAGTTTCCTGAAAAAGTTCCATCTTTTGTCACCTAATGACATTAAATTGTTCCTACTCGGACCGGCTCACCCCCTGGCTTCGATTTTCTGGGTCCGAATTTTGCGATGTCTTAGGCATAACAAGCCATTGTTGAAACAAGATTATAGagataagattattattttaacCAGAAATATGAATTCAGACCATATATATGCTGATGAACGCTGACATTAATGAGGccaattattaattaaactttCCCTTAAAAGAGAAAACAGCAGCATTTTCATCCCTCTGTTTTCTCCTGGATTTCACCACTGAACAAACAAAAATCCCAAGCACCAACTGGGGAAAGAATCAATTACCTAAAATACTCCAAAACAGAAAACActgaaaacaattaaaaaattacCGAATTCAGAGAAAATAATTCAACCTTTTCAATCCCTGTGTTCAATCCCAGATTTTTTCATCCTCCCCTACAAAAGGAAAA
The DNA window shown above is from Primulina huaijiensis isolate GDHJ02 chromosome 12, ASM1229523v2, whole genome shotgun sequence and carries:
- the LOC140990565 gene encoding SNF2 domain-containing protein CLASSY 1-like; translation: MEIVPLGDEGILKRKNIYESNHPFDPNPFEAFWCDSWYPVERLKVRGGTFSTDIVFNGNVVEEDIPMSHLRVKSRKATLFDCTTFLRQGVDICVIWTPGNSNDEDDKRDVDTLWIDAKIRSIQRKPHDTECTCQFYVSFYIDQGPDIILGNKKLSKETRLLNIDQIYILQKLEQKPCDGNYFRWSYTEDCFSLQRAKLFMGRFLTDISWFLVSSVLKQTAFDIRSIRNRVVYVISEHNLEKDENNLQSHSYVMNFKVDNEILTPVILKFDPEVLDDGSDGHENESLSSYDLTELRRSKRRIIQPDRYMGPDDLDYDFVVTRLGESKRHKSDVFMDNDEYDDLPLALSVQSDDEFKKHSGDEDWVRSYKRKMYGSMKLGLSKRPRKEYGTVNNVDQHAVMPSGTAAENDSDFDDQDFPNFKFPEYQSKNIGEMVSKYFAMTDLASVRKKNTFDFNFKEVERSRRGGGKGSRKHYSRRNSDAVSLTRDCVYVRESIYDVRGLRKGSASAQICRELIRRCMINIDETLKNEPEQVPVVDQWKECQSTKVPNNVEREEKPVGNDEEEISEIDMLWKEMELALASWFLLDDNEDTNAQPSPEDKKSSKKSEYICEHDIRLNEQIGTVCRLCGFVETEIKDFLPPFSSTLPLNSNKDQTAEDDSESKISEHGELDKFCIPGPSITPSVEGQGENNVWALIPELKPKLRFHQKKAFEFLWRNIAGSLVPSRMEKKKKKRGGCVISHTPGAGKTLLIIAFLVSYLKLFPGSRPLVLAPKTTLYTWYKEIIKWKVPIPVYQIHGGQTYKGEVLKQRLKLAPGLPRNQDVLHVLDCLEKMQKWLSHPSILLMGYTSFLTLTREDSHYAHRKYMAQLLKQCPGILILDEGHNPRSTKSRLRKGLMKVNTRLRVLLSGTLFQNNFGEYFNTLCLARPVFVNEVLRELDPKYEKRNKERQTQFSLENRGRKLLIDKISKKIDSNKGEERAQALKTLKKLTSKFIDVYEGGSSDRLPGLQCYTLMMKSTSLQQDILIKLQNQRPVYKGFPLELELLITLGAIHPWLIKTTSCSRNYCSSDELDHLEQYKFDMKSGSKVRFVMNLIPRCIMRNEKVLIFCHNIAPINLFLQIFERFYGWRKGREVLVLQGDIELFERGRVMDKFEEPGGPSKVMLASITACAEGISLTAASRVILLDSEWNPSKSKQAIARAFRPGQNKVVYVYQLLATGTLEEEKHSRTTWKEWVSDMIFSEEHVEDPSHWQAPKIEDELLREIVEEDRATLFHRIMKNEKASNVIRGKGMLKKMSKSSD